GCCGATCCTGGCGGTCTGAGCCTCCAGGTCCTCCGACCGCTCCCGGACGCCCCCGAGCTGCTGGCGGACCCGGAAGTGGGACCCCGCCAGGAGGTGGGTCTTGGTGCCCAAGGGGGTCCCGGCGGTGAAGACGTCGATGCGGTCGTAGGCCTCCAGGCTCCCCCCGATGACCCCTTTGCGTCCCTGGAAGAGGATGGAACCGCAGGCGAAGAGGGAACCGTGGAGGGCATACTGGGTCACCAGGATGTCCCGGTCCGCATAGACCTTGCCGTGCTCCACGTGGCGGGCCTTCACGTCCCGCCCCGCCTCCACGCTGGCGCCCTGCCCCAGGAGCCCCCCGTGGATCACCACGTCCCGGGCCGCCTGAAGCCTCGCTCCCTCCACGTTCCCGAAGACCTCCAGATCCACCCCCGCAGTGACCACGAAGCCCTCCCGCACGTTTCCCCGCACCAGGACGCTGCCCTCGAAGACCACGTTTCCCGTGCCCAGGTCCACGTCCGACGAGACCACGTACACCGGGTCCACCCGCAGCACCGCCCCGTCCAGCACCGGCTGCCCCGTCTGGGTGGCCACGAAGGTCTTCCCGTCCTCCCCCAGGATCACCCCCTTGCCGGGAAGGAGGCGGACGTCCTGGGGCGGCTCCACGGGGACGGGGATGCCGAAGACGTCCACCCCCGGAACGCCCGCCTCCGCAGGCTCCAGGATCGCCAGGGGGTCTCCCTCCCGGACCGCCAGGATGTGCCCCCGGTCCCGGTAGTCCACCTGGGAATCCTCGTCCTCCGGGGGTTCTTCCGTCTCCCGGGGCGCCTCCAGGGAGAAGAGGATCTCCAGACGAGCCTCCCGGGGGAGCTTGGGGGGGATGCCCTGAGCCACCAGGATGCCCTTCTGGGGTGCGCCCTGGTTGCACCGGTCCACCGCCTGGGACAGGGACTCCGCCAGGAGGGCCACGAAGCCCTGGCCGTTCAGTTCGTCCACCAGGGTGATCCAGTCCAGGGGTTTGCCCCCTCCCAGGGGGGGGAAGAGGTCCACGGTGGCAGAGAAGCGGTCCGGAGCCACCGAAACGCGATAGGTCCCCTCCACTCCCTCCGGAGGGATGAGATCCTTCGCCACCACCGGGGAGGAGGCCTCCAGGTTCTTCAGAAGCCGGTCGAGGTTTTCCTCCAGGAGCTTCTGTCGCGCCGCGTCGTCGCCCACCAGGGCCATGGGGATCACCTCGTCTCCGGGACACCCAGGCGCAGGAGGAAGCCCCCGGGTTCTCCCGCCTCGGGACGGCCAAGACGCCTCCAGCGCCCGGGTCGGACCCCCTCCTCCCCCCCCAGGGAGAGGGACAGGACCCCTTCCGCTTCCGGGGAGGCCTCAGGGAGGGATCCCGCCACTTCCGGGGCCACCTCGTCCAGGCGGCACCCCTGGATGCGCCGCAGCCCCTCGGGAAGGGCCCGATCCGGGAACTCCGCCTCCAGGACCCGTCCCTGGGGATCCAGGAGCAGGACCCCCGCACAGGGATCCCCCAGGAGAAGCCCCGCAAAGGCCAGGTCGCGCACCTGCTCGGCCCTCCGGATTTCCCGTTCCCGCTGCACCGTCTGGCCCAAAAGACCCGCCAGGGATCGGAGGAAGTCCAGCTCCTCCCGCAGGAAGCGCTCCTCCTGGTCCGGCTCCTCCAGGGTCCGGCGACAGACCTCCACCGCCCCCTCCAGAGCGCCTTCCACGAAGATCCCCTGGCTGGTGGACCAGGGGGTGTTCAGGAAGTGTCGGGTGGCATACTCCCGATCCCCCAGGAGGATCCGGGCCTCCAGGGTCTCGGGGGCCCGGAAGGCCCGGGGAACCAGCTCCGCCGCCCGGCAGAGCCGTTCGTCCAGGGCTAGAAAGGGTTCCTGCAGGGTCCGGGCGATCTCCAGCAGGGATCGGCACTCCCTCAGCCGCTCCGTCAGGTCCCGGGCGCTGCGCATGAGGGCCTCGGTCTGCCGTCGGAGGACCGTGACGTCCCGGAAGAGCACCCCCGCCTCCCCCGCCTGGAGGGGAAAGACGGCCCCCTCCCGCCACTGCACCCCCGTATCCTCTCGAAGGGGCAGGGAGAAGTCCTCCCCCTTCCCGGAGCGGACCACCCGATGAAGCCGCTCCCGCAGCCAGTCCCCCAGCTCCGGGAGGTACTCCTCGCAGGTCCGGCCCAGCAGGGACTCCCGATCCTCCCCCCTCCGGCGCTCCGCCGCTCGGTTCAGTTCCCGGAGGCGGAAGGTTCCCTGGGCATCCCGGCGGAACACCGCCACCTCCGTCTTCAGGTTGTCCAGGAAGGCCCGATGCCGGAGTTCCGTTTCCCGAAGCCGGGTCTCCAGGTCGCGACGATGGAGGGCCATGAGGAGGGCCGCCGCCAGCTCCCGATCCCGGACGGGTTTGCCGAGGTAGCCGAAGGAGTCCACTTCCTCCGGGTCCTCCTCCCCCCGCTCCCCCGTCCCCAGAAAGACCACCGGCAGGTCGAACCGCTCCCGCACGAGGCGGGCCAGGACCTTGCCCGAGAGGTCCCCTTGAAGGTCCAGGTCCAGAAGGAACAGGTCCGGCCGAACCCCTTCCTCCAGCTCCGCCAGGGCTTCCCGCACCGTGACGAAGGGCCGCGGAACCGCGTAGCCCAGTTCCCGAAGCCTTCCGGCCAGGTCGGAAGCGGTGTTTTCCTCCTCGCAGACCAGGAGAATCCGAGGTCCCTGCATGCTCTTCCCCCCTCGCGGCGAGGCGGTCGCACCCCGTCGATTCACCGCGTTGTCGAAGCCGCCTGCAACCAGTATAGCCTCCCTTGGAGGAAGGAACAAACCGAAACGGGGGAGGTCGCCCTCCCCCGTTTTCTCGAACCTAGTCGCTGTAGTCGCCCTCCCCCTTCACCCCGCCCCCCGGGGCCGCCCCGGGGCCGAAGGCATCCCGTCGGTGAAGGATCGTCCGCTCCGGCGCGGCGTTGTGGTCCGGCCTGCGGGCGACGATCTCCATCACCCGCTCCGCGGTGCCCGCGGCGCCGAAGGCGACCAGGAACCGCTCCGCCCACCAGGCGATCTCCTCCACGATGGGTTCCTGCACCGAGGGGGGCAGGTCCAGGATGGGGTCGTGGAAGGGCAGGTTGGCCTTCTTGTAGTCCCCGCTCTTGCGGCCGTAGCCCTTGGCGTCGCACCAGGCCACGATCTGGTTCCACAGGTCCGTGGGGATGCCCCGGCCCGGCTCCTTCACGTAGGACCCGTCCTGGATCACCGCGTTGCCCGTGGCGGGGTCCATCTTCAGGCCGAAGATCACGTTCTGGAAGAGGGTGGCCACGTTGCCCTTGCGGATGCCATAGTTCCGGAAGGTGCCCACCTTGTCCAGGGGGGTGCCGGAGATGCCGTGCTGGGCGATGGACACCCCGTAGGGGGCGATGGCGGCGGCGATCTCCACGGTCCGGGCCAGGTCGATGCCCTCCACCTGCCCCGCCGCGGGGTCGTAGGTGCCGTGGAGGCTGCCGTTGGAGATGGCCAGGTAGTCCGGGAAGACCCCCCAGGCGTTGAGTCCCCCGATGAAGTACAGCGCCTCCTCCACCGTGGAAAGCTCTCCCGCCCCCTTGATCTCTCCCACCTCCACCTCCAGGCCGAGGCCCGAGGGGATCCAGTCCGCCAGGTCCCGGGTGGCCCGCAGGTTCTCGTAGTCCGGCAGGTGGGAGGCATCCAGGGCCACGGAGGTGAAGCCCCGGGCCAGCACGTGCCCCAGGTGGGCGGCCCCCTTGAGGACGTCGTCGGGCCCCTTGATGCCGTAGTGGTCCACGTGGAGCCCGAAGACCACCCCGTGGCCCAGCTCGGCGGAATACTGCAGGGCGTAGTCCGGGATGTTCTCGTAGGTGGCGCCGCAGTAGGTGGATTCCGACTTGGCCAGTTCCAGCAGCACCGCCGCGTCGAGCTTCTTCGCCGCCTTGAGGACTCCCTTGATGACCAGGGCGTTGCGGGCGTTGGCCGCCAGCGCGATGGCTCCCGCCTCGTTCATGGCGGAGGCGATGTCCCGACCGCTCACCAGCCCCAGGGGCTCGTTGCCGAACCGGGCCCGGACGTTGAGGGGACGGCGCTTCAACAGGTTCTGGTATGCCTTGCTTGCCACATCCACGACGGGTCTCTCCCTTCTCTCGGGTGCTTCCAACCGGGCGCCCCGAAGGTCGGCGCCGCCCCCATGATACCCCGGAAGGTCAGAGGGGCAACCCCAGGTCCCGCCGGGTGGCCTCCGTGGGCAGCCCCGTCTCGTCCCATCCCTGAAGGGCGTAGAGAAGGCGCTTGGCCTCGTGGAAGGCCTCGGGGGAGATGGGCCGGTCCGCGAAGGGCCCCGAAGGCAGGGGCTGGAAGATCCGGTCCGGCAGGGTGTCGTCCCCTTCCGTCACCCCCAGCCTCCGGTTGAGGATCCGCGCCGCCCCGTGCCCCCGGGCTCCGAGGCGCACCAGCTCGTGGAGGGAGGTCTTCCAGCCCGTCCCCGCCTCCACCAGCTCCGGAAGCTTGTGCAGGGGGAAATAGCTCCGGGGGGCGAAGACGAAGTAGCACCCCCCCAGGTGGTTCAGGGCTCCCCAGAGGTTCCAGAGGGTGGCCAGGGCGGAGATCTTGGAGGGGGCGAAGCCCGTGAGGTCCATGGGGTCCAGGATGCCCAGGCACTTCACCGCCTCGCAGCCGAAGGAGTCCGGGTTGGTGAAGAGGGTGTCGTAGGGGACCTGCATGTGGTCCGCCCCTCCCGCCGCCAGGGCGTACCCCAGCCCCACCCCCACCTTGCCCCGGGGGTCGTGCATGGCCAGCTCCTGCCCCTTGATGGTCAGGACGAAGCGTTCGCTGCCCCGGCCCACCCGGGCGGCGGCCCGTTCCGTGCCCTCCGCCAGCAGGTCCCCCACCCCTTCCCGGGCGGCGATGCGGCCGATCAGGTCCAGCATCCCCGCCTCGTCCCCGAAACCCCGAACCCCCGCCTCGTCGGGAGAGAGGATCCCCTCCTCCACGCACTCCATGAGCCAGGCCACCGCCATGCCCGTGGAGATGGTGTCCAGCCCCAGGCGGTTGCAGAGTTCGTGGGCCTTGAGGATGGGGTCGAAGCGCCCCACCCCGCAGAGGGACCCGAAGGCGGCGATGGTCTCGTACTCCGGCCCCCCGTAGAGGGGGTCCGCTCCGTAGTCTCCCCCCGAGGCCACCCGCTTGCACCGCACCGCGCAGGCGAAGCACCCTCCCCGGTCCACCAGGAAGCGGGACTTGAAGGTCTCGTGGTCGATGTTCCCCGCCCCCTCGAAGACCCCCTCCCGGAAGTTCCGGGTGGGGAGCATCCCCAGGGCGTTGAGCCCCGCCAGGGTGGCGGAGGTGCCGTTCTCCCTCAGGCCCCAGGCTCCGGGGTGGTCCTTCCAGCCCGAGAAGAGCTTCTGAAGCTCCCCCAGCAGCGGGGCGTCCGCCGGGGGAAGGGCCTTGGGGGCGGGGCAGGCCACCGCCTTGAGGTTCTTGGAGCCCATCACCGCCCCCAGGCCGCAGCGCCCCCCCGCATGATGCAGGTCGTGAACCAGACAGGCGAACCGCACCCGCCGCTCCCCCGCCGGACCGATCATCACCGCCGTGGGGTTTTCGTGCCGGCCCTTCAGGGCCTCCAGAACCGGACCGGTCTCCTGTCCCCACAGGTCCGAGGCGTCCCGGATCTGGGCGGTCCCGTCCTCCACCCACAGGTACGCGGGTCGCTCGGCGCGCCCCAGCACCACCAGGGCGTCCACCCCCTGCCGCCTCAGGCCCGGGCCGAAGAAGCCCCCCATCTCCGTCTCCCCGATGCCCTTCCCCAGGGGGCTTCGGGCGTAGGCCCCGGTGCGGCAGGTGCCGTGGAAGGCCAGGCCGTTCAGCAGCCCCGCCGCCAGGACGAAGGGGTTCTCCGCCCCCAGGGGGTCCGTGTCCCCCCTCAAACGGTCCAGCAGCACCGGCAGGGCCAGGCCCTTTTCGCCCCCCCACAGCCGGGTGGTGCGCTCGTCCACCCGCTCGGTCCACACGCGACGCTCCGTCAGGTCCACCCATACCCGCACCGTCTCCATGCCCCTCCCCTTCCCTCGTCCCGCCCCGCCGGGCCCCCACCCGGTCGTTCGGGGCGGCTATCCCTGCCTGCGTCCGGTGTGGCGGAAGCACTCCACCGCGTGGTCGTCCACCACCCCCAGGGCCTGCATGGCGGAGTAACACCCCGTGGGCCCCACGAAACGAAAGCCCCGGCGCTTCAGTTCCCGGCTCAGGGACCGGGAGGCCTCCGTGTGGGGGGGCAGGGGCTCCCCCAGTCGGTAGGCGTGCACCTCCGGCACCCCTCCCACGGGGTCCCAGAAGAGCCCCGACAGGGACTCCCCCCGGTCCCAGAGGGCGAGAAGCGCCCGGGCGTTGTCCCGTACCGCCGCCACCTTGAGGCGGTTTCGGATCATCCCCGGAGCCTGGAGGGCCCGGGCCAGATCCTCCTCCCCCCAGGAGGCCAGGCGCACCGGGTCGAACCCCTCCAGGGCCGCCCGCAGGGCCTCCCGGCGCCGCAGCACCAGGATCCAGGAGAGCCCCGCCTGGAAGCCCTCCAGGATCAGGTGTTCGAACACCCCCCCTCGTCCCGCCGGGGCACCCCCCATTCCTCGTCGTGGTAGGCCCGGTAGAGGGGGTCCTCCCCGGGCCAGGGGCAGCGCACCGGATCCTCCGTCTTTCCCGTCAAGCCCTCACCTCCGGTTCTCGGAATAACAAAAGAAACAAAACAGAGCCGTTCCCCCTGACTCGCCCCCCATGGAAAGAACAAAGGGGCACCCAACCTTATGAAGGAAGACGGCCCTCGCGTTTTCCTTGCGATCCGTCACCACGGATTCTATACTCGCTCCGGGGAAGGTTCCCTTCCCCGGAGGGTGGGATCACCCGGTCCCCCTCCCCATCCCGGAAAGGAGGAGTTCGCATCATGAGCCACCGACCCTCTCCCATCTCCTGTCCCCGCCTTGCAGGAGCGGCCCTTTGCCTTCTGGTATGGGCCTTCCCCGCCTGGGCCTGCACCTCCGTCTTCGTGGGCAAGGACGCCTCCGCCACGGGGCACGTCCTGATCGCCCGCAACGAGGACTACCGGGCGGGCTGGGCGAAGCACTTCCTCGTGGTCCCGTCCCGTTCCGTGGCCTCCGGGGAGAAGCAGTCCTTCTGGAGCGGCATGGAGCTGGGCTACCCCCAGGACATGACCCGGACCTACCGCTACTTCTCCGTCCCCGACTGGATCTATGATCCCAAGGTAGCCCCCGGAGACCCCAGCCAGGAATACACCCCCATGGACGAGGTGGGGATCAACGAAAAGGGCGTGGCGGTCTCCGCCACGGAGACCCAGGGGCTCTCCGCCGCCGCCAAGGTCGCCATTCCCCTGGACGGGCTCATCGAGGAGGCCCAGATCCCCTCCATCATTCTCCCCCGGGCCGCCACGGCCCGCCAGGGGGTGGAACTCTTCGGCGCCGCCATCGAGGCCTTCGGATCCGGGGAGGCGGGGGGCTTCGCCGTCGCCGACCGGGACGAGGTGTGGTACGTGGAGTACCAGGGCCGGACCTGGGCAGCCGCCCGGGTTCCCGACGACCGGTACATCGTGGTGCCCAACCAGAAGGTGCTCTCCAACTTCAACCCCTACGACTCCGCGAACTTCCTGGGGACCGCCTCCCTGGTGGCCCTGGCCCGGGACCACCACCTCCTCCCGGAGGAGGAAACCACGGAAGCCTACGTCCGCGCCCACGGCCTGAACGTGGCCAAGGCCTTCGGCACCCAGACCTGGAAGACCAACGGCGTCCGGGTCTGGTGGGGACACCGCCACTTCTCCCCCTCCCAGGCCCAGGCCCCGGAGCAGGCCTTTTACCCCTTCTTCATGGCCCCGGACCGGAAGATCACCAAGAAGGACATCATGGCCTTCCTGAAGTCGGACAACTACACCGGGACCCCCTACGAGAACCCCAAGCCCGGGGTCACCTCCACGGCCCGGCCCATCGCGGTGCGCACCAATCTGGAGTCCCACATCGTGGAACTGGGCCAGAGCCCTCGGATCCCCGGGGAGATCGGCAACGTCCTCTGGCTGAACCTGGGCAACGGGGTCGACGGGGTCTACCTGCCCTTCTGCCAGGGACTCACCGCCCTGCCCGCCTCCTTCGCCCTGGGGACGGACCAGC
The sequence above is drawn from the Aminomonas paucivorans DSM 12260 genome and encodes:
- a CDS encoding C69 family dipeptidase; translation: MSHRPSPISCPRLAGAALCLLVWAFPAWACTSVFVGKDASATGHVLIARNEDYRAGWAKHFLVVPSRSVASGEKQSFWSGMELGYPQDMTRTYRYFSVPDWIYDPKVAPGDPSQEYTPMDEVGINEKGVAVSATETQGLSAAAKVAIPLDGLIEEAQIPSIILPRAATARQGVELFGAAIEAFGSGEAGGFAVADRDEVWYVEYQGRTWAAARVPDDRYIVVPNQKVLSNFNPYDSANFLGTASLVALARDHHLLPEEETTEAYVRAHGLNVAKAFGTQTWKTNGVRVWWGHRHFSPSQAQAPEQAFYPFFMAPDRKITKKDIMAFLKSDNYTGTPYENPKPGVTSTARPIAVRTNLESHIVELGQSPRIPGEIGNVLWLNLGNGVDGVYLPFCQGLTALPASFALGTDQPEAQSPYWSFYGSSRKAQEHDDTHGTHLEAGLRGYWDPFQDELTRSFERFQDSALRKNATGDALASYLNDQAALFSSRTIAQAQKLQGDLDAALPAGAAATFAPTFHTGEAPRAEDVPGYVAPDSGSSGCSVTGLAPFLLLLLIPALGLRRKR
- a CDS encoding PAS domain-containing protein, whose translation is MQGPRILLVCEEENTASDLAGRLRELGYAVPRPFVTVREALAELEEGVRPDLFLLDLDLQGDLSGKVLARLVRERFDLPVVFLGTGERGEEDPEEVDSFGYLGKPVRDRELAAALLMALHRRDLETRLRETELRHRAFLDNLKTEVAVFRRDAQGTFRLRELNRAAERRRGEDRESLLGRTCEEYLPELGDWLRERLHRVVRSGKGEDFSLPLREDTGVQWREGAVFPLQAGEAGVLFRDVTVLRRQTEALMRSARDLTERLRECRSLLEIARTLQEPFLALDERLCRAAELVPRAFRAPETLEARILLGDREYATRHFLNTPWSTSQGIFVEGALEGAVEVCRRTLEEPDQEERFLREELDFLRSLAGLLGQTVQREREIRRAEQVRDLAFAGLLLGDPCAGVLLLDPQGRVLEAEFPDRALPEGLRRIQGCRLDEVAPEVAGSLPEASPEAEGVLSLSLGGEEGVRPGRWRRLGRPEAGEPGGFLLRLGVPETR
- a CDS encoding class II fructose-bisphosphate aldolase produces the protein MDVASKAYQNLLKRRPLNVRARFGNEPLGLVSGRDIASAMNEAGAIALAANARNALVIKGVLKAAKKLDAAVLLELAKSESTYCGATYENIPDYALQYSAELGHGVVFGLHVDHYGIKGPDDVLKGAAHLGHVLARGFTSVALDASHLPDYENLRATRDLADWIPSGLGLEVEVGEIKGAGELSTVEEALYFIGGLNAWGVFPDYLAISNGSLHGTYDPAAGQVEGIDLARTVEIAAAIAPYGVSIAQHGISGTPLDKVGTFRNYGIRKGNVATLFQNVIFGLKMDPATGNAVIQDGSYVKEPGRGIPTDLWNQIVAWCDAKGYGRKSGDYKKANLPFHDPILDLPPSVQEPIVEEIAWWAERFLVAFGAAGTAERVMEIVARRPDHNAAPERTILHRRDAFGPGAAPGGGVKGEGDYSD
- a CDS encoding DUF342 domain-containing protein, with the protein product MALVGDDAARQKLLEENLDRLLKNLEASSPVVAKDLIPPEGVEGTYRVSVAPDRFSATVDLFPPLGGGKPLDWITLVDELNGQGFVALLAESLSQAVDRCNQGAPQKGILVAQGIPPKLPREARLEILFSLEAPRETEEPPEDEDSQVDYRDRGHILAVREGDPLAILEPAEAGVPGVDVFGIPVPVEPPQDVRLLPGKGVILGEDGKTFVATQTGQPVLDGAVLRVDPVYVVSSDVDLGTGNVVFEGSVLVRGNVREGFVVTAGVDLEVFGNVEGARLQAARDVVIHGGLLGQGASVEAGRDVKARHVEHGKVYADRDILVTQYALHGSLFACGSILFQGRKGVIGGSLEAYDRIDVFTAGTPLGTKTHLLAGSHFRVRQQLGGVRERSEDLEAQTARIGSVIKTTLARYTRDGRPTLPPELADRMEKLLAHYNKLVEEARALEGRRHALEGLLRPQTSNKGIIKIRGTVYPGVLVEIRGKKREILDKQRFVSFYLDQDQQELTFGPYQ
- a CDS encoding aldehyde ferredoxin oxidoreductase family protein, yielding METVRVWVDLTERRVWTERVDERTTRLWGGEKGLALPVLLDRLRGDTDPLGAENPFVLAAGLLNGLAFHGTCRTGAYARSPLGKGIGETEMGGFFGPGLRRQGVDALVVLGRAERPAYLWVEDGTAQIRDASDLWGQETGPVLEALKGRHENPTAVMIGPAGERRVRFACLVHDLHHAGGRCGLGAVMGSKNLKAVACPAPKALPPADAPLLGELQKLFSGWKDHPGAWGLRENGTSATLAGLNALGMLPTRNFREGVFEGAGNIDHETFKSRFLVDRGGCFACAVRCKRVASGGDYGADPLYGGPEYETIAAFGSLCGVGRFDPILKAHELCNRLGLDTISTGMAVAWLMECVEEGILSPDEAGVRGFGDEAGMLDLIGRIAAREGVGDLLAEGTERAAARVGRGSERFVLTIKGQELAMHDPRGKVGVGLGYALAAGGADHMQVPYDTLFTNPDSFGCEAVKCLGILDPMDLTGFAPSKISALATLWNLWGALNHLGGCYFVFAPRSYFPLHKLPELVEAGTGWKTSLHELVRLGARGHGAARILNRRLGVTEGDDTLPDRIFQPLPSGPFADRPISPEAFHEAKRLLYALQGWDETGLPTEATRRDLGLPL
- a CDS encoding DNA-3-methyladenine glycosylase I, with the protein product MFEHLILEGFQAGLSWILVLRRREALRAALEGFDPVRLASWGEEDLARALQAPGMIRNRLKVAAVRDNARALLALWDRGESLSGLFWDPVGGVPEVHAYRLGEPLPPHTEASRSLSRELKRRGFRFVGPTGCYSAMQALGVVDDHAVECFRHTGRRQG
- a CDS encoding DNA-3-methyladenine glycosylase I; this translates as MTGKTEDPVRCPWPGEDPLYRAYHDEEWGVPRRDEGGCSNT